GGAATATCCATAGCGTAACGATTGGAGACCATGAGGCCAATAGACGGGGCTTTCGAGGCGAACGTAAACGGCAGCGCCACAAGAGCGGGAATTGCGGCGGATTCGCCGCCAGAAGATGGTCGGGACTTTGTTATCCAGTATCGGAACGTGCTCAAAGCCAAACCATTTTCGCGGCAGTATCGGGTCTTACCGAGGCCACTCTCCCGCCATTGCTGGACATGCGCCATCCAGCGAGCCGCGCGATTCTGTGCAAACTGAGTTTTCATGAAGACCTCCTTGAATTGGAGGCCCATTATCTCACATGAAAAATTTATGGATAGATGCGGACCTGTGAGCGCTTACAGAGCTCGGACAAAGACGAATTTCCGTCAGCAGAAATTTGCTGCTAACCTTTTTGCGGTTGCTTCCTGCGGTCTTGGTGGCAGAAAGGTCAAAAGTAGGCTTGTCTCCTTCCCCGGACATTATCTTCTTCGCGACTTGCGCCGTACGGGTGCTCGGGGGGGTACTGTCGCCGTTGTCCGTTTATCCAAATCAAACGTCATTTCTCTGGCTTGTGGCATATTGAATTCCAACATACGCTCAAAGAGTGCCGATCCTGCTGTCTTCTCGGACGCATCCATGTCTTGAAGCTGTAGCGCGATGTCTAACAGGCTTTCGGTGCTAAGATACCAAGATGTTGCGATGTTACTCATCTTTTTTCCTGCAATATCGAGTAAAGTGTGAGCCACTTGACAAACTCGTTTTGGTTCCGTTGCCACCATGTTGACCAAAGATTCAGCTAGGTGTTCTGCACGGTCATTCTCTAGGACATTGGGGTATGCAACAATGGTATCTAAAAATTCGCGCGTTTCCTCGTCAGAAGCAAATCCATCCTTGAGGAAGATATTGGATAATGCAGCTAGAACCTTCTCGTCACGAGAAGAAAGTAGTTGGAGTAAAAGATGATGAACTACTGGCCTTGTCATCGGTTCGTGCCATAAATTGGCCACACTATGTGCGATACCCTGAGCGACCTCGGAGGAATCCGTATCTAGTAGTCGCTGAAGAAGGTTGCGCGACCAGTTCTCCGCAGGGAAATAAGCGTGCCTGAGACAGGCCAATTCTCCCGCCCCTTGAAGGCCCGTTTTATTGTTGTCGACCGTGTACATTAGCCATCGTTTTACAGCAGTGTTCGAGGCCCAGTGGTAGGTCCGGGCAACGAAGCGGACCCATGCCTTACCCATCACAATGGAAGGCATGTTCGCAACTAGCTTGTCGAGAAAAAACTCGGCCCGCGAACGGTTGGCAAGCCGTAGATACTCCAAGTCGTGTTGGAGCATCGCCTCCCACACTCTTGATGATTCGATTTGCACGGCATGTCTTTCGAGAATATCAAGCCAGCGATCTGTCCGAGGCGGTTCTGAAGTCAAGCATAACGCCGATAGCGCATTGAGCGTAGGGTAGTTTCCTTTTGGCAGTGCTTGCATCAACCCACGCCCCCACAAAATTGAGGTGTCCTGATCCGTGTCATCAATGTTGGCTTCGATGGAAGTCTCTGCGACACAGGTTATTAGCCAGCGTTCCATTCGGTCGATCAACTCGGTAGGAACAGGTGATCCCTTTTGGGCTACATTTGCGATTGCATAAGCGGCGTCATTTCGGAATTTTATCCCAACAAAACCTTTGTCCTCCAACTCGGCCACCAAGGAATAAAAGTTGGGGATTGCAAGGCCGGCTGGAACCAGCTCTTGTAATGCGCTCGTAACGGGAATCTCGTTGCGTGTCGGATCAAGCCCTTTCACGATTCGAATCGTCTTGGCCAGATCAAGTTTTGCTAAAGCAGCCAGTTCTCGACCAGCCTGAATTGCCCCCCCGCTCATACTATGTTTTGGATGCTCCCATGCCGTCTCGTCTGTCAATTCATTGAACAGGTTGAGAATATCTGAGTCAGTACTACGAGCCATTTGTTCCGCGCTCATAGGACTTCCAATCATCTGTACCCCTGTGAAGCCTATATCCCTGTCTGAAAGATCAGGAAACGCACGTTCCTCTTCTACGATGAATTTTTGCAAGTTTGAACTGCGCCGCTCTTCCGGCAATGCACGAAGCAGTCGCAATCGATGTTGACGATCCAATTTCAATCTTTGAAGCCGAATTTCAGCGTCATCTCGTTGGACTGTGTCATTGTAAAAGCGCCAATCGCGTAGTGTGGCTTCCAAATGATCAAGGCTTTGTTTGTCGAGATAGGGACTCACGGACTCAATCAGCGAGATACTTTCCTTGTGCATATTGTTGTATGGCCCGAGTACAAGTCGCCTTGGATCTTCGAGTAAGTAGTCCAACACACTTTGCGGAGAATGGCTAACAATTCGTATAAGGCCCATGGCAAGCAGTCTGTGTACAAATAACAGGTCGGATTGCGCATTGACGGCCAGAAATTCAAGATAGCCTGCTAGG
This window of the Desulfomicrobium apsheronum genome carries:
- the tnpA gene encoding IS66 family insertion sequence element accessory protein TnpA is translated as MKTQFAQNRAARWMAHVQQWRESGLGKTRYCRENGLALSTFRYWITKSRPSSGGESAAIPALVALPFTFASKAPSIGLMVSNRYAMDIP